The sequence below is a genomic window from Prochlorococcus marinus CUG1438.
AGTACAGGATTATTTTTTGTCCTTCTTCCTAATATTTGGACTACCCGATCAATTTCTGAATGACGGCCAACTACTGGATCTAATTTTGATTCACTAGCTAACTTTGTTAAGTTTGTTCCAAATTCATCAAGGGTAGCTGTTTTTTGATTTCCTTTACTTGAATTCGCTCCACTGCCAACATCAGCTGTTTCGCCTAACATTCTGATAACTTGTGTTCTTACTTTTGTGAGATCAATACTCAGATTCTCAAGGACTCTAGCAGCTACACCTTCACCTTCTCTGATTAGTCCTAATAATAGATGCTCAGTTCCGATATAGTTGTGACCTAGTTGACGAGCTTCTTCAAGAGATAATTCTAAAACCCTTTTAGCCCTTGGTGTGAAAGGTATTTCGACAGCGACAAAACCCGAACCTCTTCCAATTATTTTTTCTACTTCAATTCTTGAGTCTTTTAAGTTAACACCTAGTGATTTAAGGACCTTTGCTGCAACACCAGTCCCTTCTCCAATTAAGCCTAGGAGAATTTGTTCTGTTCCAACGAAATTATGGCCAAGTCTTCTAGCTTCCTCTTGGGCAAGCATTATGACCTTAATAGCCTTTTCTGTAAATCTTTCGAACATTAGAAGACCGAATTCCTACTAATAACCTACCAGTAATATGTCAATTTTGTGTTCAGAATGAGCTTTTGTGAATACCCAAAAAGGTAATTTATTTATTTAAACCCAACTTTTTTGGTGGTATAGCAGTAAATTATAGTAATTTCAAGCATTCTGGTTATCCGCACAATATGTATTTATAAATCCTTTTGCTGTTAATTTTTTTTCTTTTAAAAGAGCATCTGAACCATCTCTATAATAATTTTTTCTTATTCCCACGGTAAAAAAATCAAACCGACTATAAAATTTTTCAGCAGAAAAATTGCTCTTAGAGACTTCTAATATTAATTTTTTTACATTTATTTTTTCGCATAACTCTATTAAGTAGCTCATAAGATCAGATCCAAAACCTTTATTTCTAAAATCATTCAATACTGAAAAATAATTAATTTGTGCCTCATCCAGAACAACTTGAAGAACACAAATTCCTACTAATTGATTTCCAAATGACAATCCAAAGACTTTTGTACCCTCTTTTTTAAATTCGTTAGCCCATTGTTTTTTGTTCCACAATGAAATCGTATTTGAATCTAATTCATAACATAAGTCAACATCTTTCTCATTTATTTGTTTAATAGATATCATTTTATAGTAGACAAATACTTAAATATTTAAATTAAAGTCATTATAAAATATGGCAGTTTTAACCCCTTTGTAATTCCCATGGAAGAAAAAAAATCCTTCTTAAAAAACAAGATAGACTCTAAAAGTCCAAATAAAAATATAGTTCCGATAACTACATCAATTGGAAGTGATGGGAAATTATCAGTTGGTGGATGTTCTATTGAAGAGTTAGTAAAAAAATATGATTCTCCACTTTACATTTTGGATGAAATCACACTAAGAAATTCTTGTAGAGCGTATAAAAAAGCCCTAGAAAAATATTACCCAGGCAATTCACTACCCATATACGCTTCAAAGGCTAATAGTTCTATCTTCATGAGTAATCTTGTTTCCTCAGAAGGTTTAGGACTTGATGCTGTTTCTGAAGGGGAATTATTAACGGCTCTAAAAGGTGGGGTTCCAAATGAAAAAATTGTTTTTCATGGAAACAATAAATCAGATAAAGAAATAGAGTTCGCGGTAAAAAATAATATTAAAGTAATTGTAGATAATGACTATGATTTAAAAAGATTAGAGGAAATTTCAAATTCATTAAATCATCAATTAGAAATAATGATTCGCTTTACTCCTGGCATAGAATGTCACACACATGAGTATATAAGGACAGGATCCTTTGACAGCAAATTTGGTTTTGGAATTGAATATTTGAATGTTTTATTTGCCAGCATCAAAGATGCTAAACATCTAAAGTTAAAAGGATTACATGCTCATATTGGTTCCCAGATTTTTGAATTAGAACCTCATGAGGATCTTGGTGAAATAATGGTAAATGTCATTTTAGAAGCCAGAAAGTTTGGCCACAATATTGAGGAACTTAATGTGGGGGGAGGTTTAGGTATCAAATATACAGAAAGTGATGATCCACCTTCAATTGATGAATGGGTCAAAACAATTTCATCTTCTGTTGTTGAGGCTTGCAAAAAAAACAACTTGGATCTTCCTACTTTAATGTGTGAGCCTGGTAGATCTATAGTATCTACAGCAGGTATTACGATTTACAAAATTGGAGCATTTAAAAAAATTCCTGGGATCAGAACATATTTATCTGTTGATGGCGGGATGAGTGATAATCCAAGACCAATAACATATCAATCAAATTACTCCGCATGTTTAGTAAGTAATCCATTGAATATTAACTCCAAAAATAAATATACTATTGCTGGTAAGCATTGCGAATCAGGAGATGTACTATTTAAAGAAATAGAATTAGCAAATTGCAAAACAGGTGATCTTATCTGTGTTTTTGGAACTGGTGCCTACAATAATTCAATGAGTTCTAATTACAATAGGATTCCTAGACCTGCTGCTCTCTTAGTTTGTGATGGGGAAGCAGAGATTATTCAAAAAAGAGAAAGTCCATTAGATCTATTGAAATATGATGTATTACCGGATCGCTTTATTAAACAAAATTAGGTACATTTAAATTAATTTTGTTTTTAATGTGAATTTCTGGGGGTTTATAAATTTAAAGTTTTTATTAGATGTCTTATTTGCTCTCGGCTTTGGTCTTTTGTTATTTTCTAGAGTAAAAGAACAGAGAACGTTATGGCTCTTGAGGGGATATTTGTTTTTAGTTTCAACCGCCTGGTTCATACAAAGATATGCCTATCTTCCTTTAACATCAAAATTAATTGATGCTGTAGTTCTCGCTTGTTCTCTTTCCTTAGCAATTCTTTGGCAAGGAGAACTACGGAGATTAATGGAATTATTAGGCACTGGTAGGCTAGCTGTATTACTAGGAAATCCACCAAAAGAATTTAGAGCCACTTCAACAACTATTACTCAATTAGTTGATACTGCCGGTAAACTTTCTCAAAACAGGAGAGGGGCATTAATAGTTGTTGATTTGGGCAGTGACTTGAGACCTGAAGATTTTCTATATTCAGGAACAAATATTGAAGCACAATTATCAACTGACCTTCTAATAAATCTTTTTGCAACAGATACCCCATTACATGATGGAGCAGTTCTTGTTAAAGGTAACAAAATAATATCTGCCGGCGTAATACTTCCTCTCTCAAGGCAAGGAATTAGTAGATACGGTACAAGACATTTAGCAGCATTAGGAATTACAGAAAGATTTGACAGGTGTATTTGTATTGTTGTTTCTGAAGAGACAGGTACGTTATCCTTAGCGAACCAAGGAAAACTTGAAAGACCAATTACCAGTAGTAGATTGCAAGAACTTCTTGTGAATTTGATTGGTAATCAAAACACCATAGGAACAAGTAAATCAGCGTTAAGTAAAAATACTTTATCCCAAAAGACAATTTCAAGTGATAATACTATCAGTAATATGAATGAAAAAGATTCCAATAAATCAGAAATCATTATTAACAAAAAGGATTAACTAATGAGCTTAGGAAAAATAATTGACAAGACAAATAATGACTTATCTAGAAGGATAGATAAGCAGAAAGTTCCAGAACATGTAGCAATAATTATGGACGGGAATGGGAGATGGGCCACCAAAAGAGGTTTACCTCGTTCATTTGGACACAACAAAGGTGTTAGCGTACTAAAAGAGATTATTAAGGCATCTAAAAAGTTAGGTTGTAAGGTACTTACTGTTTATGCTTTTTCGACTGAAAATTGGACACGGCCAACAAAAGAAGTTAACTTTCTCATAAATCTTTTTAGCGAAGTTTTGAGAAACGAAATAGAAGAAATCCATCAAGAATCTATAAAAATTAAATTCATAGGAGATATAACCCCTTTCCCAAAGACTTTAAAAGAAATAATCTACAGTTCAGAATCTCTAACAATTAATAATAGTTCTTTTTTATTAAATGTTTGTGTTAACTACGGAGGAAGACAAGAAATAGTAAAAGTTGCAAAAGAACTAGTATTAAAATCTTCTTCTGGAGAAATAAAACCAAGTGAAGTTAATGAAGAATTATTTAATTCGAAGCTATTAACTAAGGGTATTAAGGATCCAGAATTACTAATAAGAACTAGTGGAGAGAAAAGGATTAGTAATTTTCTTTTATGGCAGTTAGCTTATTCAGAAATTTATATATCTGACGTTCTATGGCCTGACTTCAATGAGTTCGAATTTCTGAAAGCAATAATTGATTACCAATCAAGGAATAGACGTTTCGGCGGTATAGAATCATTACCAAATGAATCTTTTGAAGATTCTCAATTTTCTTCCTAACAAAAAATGACTAATTTGGATAATCATTTTAATAGTAAAATTAGGTTCGATTGGGAAAAAGAGGAGATATTGGAAATACTTAATATGCCTCTGATTGATTTAATGTGGGAATCACAAATAGTTCATAGAAAATTTAATAACTATAAAGTTCAATTAGCATCATTGTTCAGCGTAAAAACTGGTGGATGCGAGGAAAATTGCTCATACTGTAGCCAATCAATTTATAGTGCTAGCGAAATCAAAAGTCACCCACAGTTACAAGTTGAAGAGGTTTTAGCAAGAGCTCAAACTGCGAAAAAAGAGGGTGCAGATAGATTTTGTATGGGTTGGGCATGGAGAGAGATTAGAGATGGGAAATCTTTTGATGCAATGTTAAAAATGGTTAGCGGTGTAAGAGATTTAGGAATGGAAGCATGCGTTACTGCTGGAATGCTTACAGAAGAACAAGCTTCAAGACTCGCCGATGCAGGTTTGACCGCGTATAACCACAATCTTGATACTAGTCCTGAGCACTATAAAAATATTATTACAACTAGAACTTATCAAGACAGACTAGATACCATCAAAAGAGTAAGGAATGCAGGAATAAATGTTTGTTGTGGAGGAATTATAGGTTTGGGTGAAACCAATAGCGATAGAGCATCTCTTTTGAAAGTGCTTTCAAACATGAATCCGCACCCTGAAAGTGTCCCTATAAATTCATTAGTAGCTATTGAAGGTACTGGTTTAGAAGATAATCAAGAAATCGACTCTATTGAGATGATAAGGATGATAGCTACAGCAAGAATTCTTATGCCTAAAAGCAAAATAAGATTAAGTGCAGGACGAGAAAAGCTATCAAAAGAGGCCCAAATTTTATGTTTTCAATGCGGGGCAAATTCAATTTTTTACGGAGATGAGTTACTCACAACTTCTAATCCATCTTTTCAATCAGATAGAAAACTTCTTAAGGAGGTTGGAGTATCATTTAACAAAGATTTTGAGACTTCTGAAAGAACATTATCTTCTCTATGAAAGGCAAAAATTATAAAATAGTTTCTCTTTATTCTTTTTTTCCATTTCAAGAAAATTTTATTCTTGATCTCAAAAATAAATTATTAGAAATCGAAAATGATAACGATCTTTCAGGATTATTAATTTTTGCAGGTGAGGGTATTAATGGAACTATTTGTGCTGAGAAAAATGTGATTGATATAGTTATCAATTTACTTAGCAAATATACAGATAATAGAAATTTGAATATCAAAGTAAACTTTTCAAAAAAAAAGGTATTCAAAAAATTAAAAATAAAAATCAAAAAAGAAATAGTTACGATGGGCATCAATGGAATAAACCCTTCACAAGATAATGGGACTTATATTGATTCAACTGATTGGAATAAGTTAATTAAAAATAAAAATACAATTGTCATTGATACTAGAAATCATTACGAAGTTTCTATAGGAACATTTCAGAATTCTATAAATCCAAATACAAGAAACTTTAGTGAATTCCCCGGATGGGTTGATGATCATTTAGATAATTATTTAGAAAATAAACAATCTACAAATATAGCAATGTTTTGTACTGGAGGTATCAGATGTGAAAAAGCTACTAGTTTGTTGAAAAAGAAAGGTTATAAAAATATTTATCATCTTCAAGGGGGCATCCTTCAATACCTTGATGATATACCAAAAGAAGAAAACTTATTTGAAGGTGAATGTTATGTTTTTGATAAAAGAGTTGCTTTAGATCAAGAATTAGAAAAAGGCTCCTACTCAATTTGTCATGCATGCGGAATGCCAGTTTCAATTCTAGATCAAGAAAGAAAAGAATATAGAAAGGGTATCCAATGTCATTTCTGCATAGACCAATTTAGTGATGATGATAGAAAAAGATTTGAAGAAAGACAAAAACAAATTGATAGATTAAAAGTGGAAAATCATAAAATCTATAAGGACTAATTTTCAAAATCATGAAAGTTGAAGAATTGGAAAAGTTAGCAGGAACCATTGGATTATTAATTAAAATTCAAGTTAGAGAAACTCTCGGATTATGTTTCTTTAGAATCGTTATAGCAGAACAGAAAGATAACATAATTAAGATTTGGGCCGAAATGAAAGGTTGGACTTATCTAAATAAAAAAGGTATTCAACTTGATACATTAAGAATCCTTAGTAAAGCGCCTGTTTTTGTTTCGGAATTAATATGGGCAACAACTATGGCTTGGGCAATTGAAAAAAAATCAAGCAACAAAGTAAGACTTTTAGCTATTTTTGATAGTGAAGGATATAGTAAAAAACTTGTAAGATATTTCAAATTAATAGGATTCAAAATTGTAAAAGAAGTTGGTTCTAGCCCATTAGATCTTTTATTAAGATTGGTTTGGGGAGGTGCAGGTACACTCATGAACGGGGAATGTATTTCCATATTGAAAAAAATTGAAAAAAAACTGTCTTTAATTTAAGAAAGTTAACCCGCATGATAACTACTTCTAACTAATGGGCCAGAAGATACTTTTTTGAATCCTAATTCCTTAGAGAAGCGATATAAATATTCAAACTCTGATGGATCCCAATATTTCTCAACTGCCAAATGATTTAATGAGGGCCTTAAATATTGGCCAATTGTAATTTGATCACAATCTATTTTTTTAAGATCATAAATTGTATTTTTTATTTCATCCAATGTTTCCCCAAGACCTAACATAATGCCTGATTTGGTTTGAATATGAGGAGCAATATCTTTTGACTTTTTTAGCAAGGTAAGGGATTTTTTGTAATTCGCACCCCTTCTAACTTCTTTTTGAAGTCTTTCAACAGTTTCAAGATTATGATTAAAGCATATTGGATCTTTTTCTAAAATCATCTTCAATCTCTCAGTCTGAAGGTTATTAGTTTCATAAAAATTTTTGCCTCCACCCCATAAATCAGGAGTTAAAACCTCTATTTTTATTGTTGAATCAATTTTTCTAATCTCATCAATTGTTGATATAAATAAATTTGCACCATGATCAGGGAGATCGTCTCTAGCTACAGATGTCAAAACAACATATTTCAAATTTAGTACTTTCACTGCTTCAGCGACTTGAGTACATTCATCAATATTGATAGAACTAGGTCTACCTTTATTTACCTGACAAAAAGCACATGAACGAGAACATATCGATCCGCCCAGTAAGAAAGTGGCTGTTCCTGAGGCATAACATTCTGCTCTATTTGGACATCTTGCTTCTTCACAAATAGTATGAATATTTGATTTTTTGATGAGCGTTTGTATTTTTTCGGATTCTGAAGCTTTACTAATAGGAAATTTAATCCAAGAGGGAAGTCTTAAGATTTTTTCTTTCTTGATTAGATTATTGTCTCTCATTGTCTAATTTAGTTTTGTTCTTCCCTCTAACGCCCTTGCAAGTGTAACTTCATCCACATATTCAAGTTCACTACCCATTGGGAGGCCATATGCAATCCTCGTAACTTTAGTAAAAGAGGCTAACAATTTCCCAATATAAAGACTTGTTGTATCTCCCTCAACACTGGGGGGCAATGCCAATATGATCTCATCTATTTCAGACTTACTAACTCTCTCTACCAAGCTTCTTATCTCTAAGAGTTCGGGTCCAACAGAATCCATTGGGGATATTAAACCACCAATAACGTGGTAAACACCTTTAAATTCTCTGGCGCGCTCCAAAGCAAGCAGATCTTTGGTTTCTGCCACTACACAGATTAGTTTTTGATTTCTTTCAGTATTTTTACAAATTTCACACTCATCTTCTGAAGTCAAATTGAAACATTTTTTGCAACGACCAACATTACTATGCGCTTCTATAAGAGCCTTTGAAAAATCTCTTATTGTACTTTCAGGTTGTTTTAAAATAAACAGGGCTAATCGTTGCGCTGTTCTTGGACCAATCCCTGGGAATTTCTCAAAATGACCAATTAATTTTGAAAGCGGTTTGGTATAAGTAATCAAAATCAAACTATTTCTAGGGATAATTTAGACGCAAAATTCTGAATTGCCATAATTGTTTGCTTTTAATGTCTTATTATGTTTTTAGTTAGTAATTTCAAACAAAATGAAAAATATTAAATTTAACCCTTTCAAATATTTATTTTTGATTTTTTTGTGTTTAACACTGAGTGCTTGTAGTGGCGGACTTAATGCGGGATTAGAAGCTTATCAAAGTTCAGATGGAAGATATGCCTTTTTGTATCCAACAGGATGGACTAGAGTAAAAGTCGATGGAGGACCTGAAATTATTTATCATGATCTAATAAATAGTAATGAAACCTTAAGTTTAGTTATTTCTGATGTAAATAAAGAGGTTCAATTAGAGCAATTAGGAAGTCCAAGTGAAGTAGGTCAAACATTAATCGATAAAGTCATTGCTCCGAAGGGTTCAGGTAGAGAAGTGAAACTTATAAATGCCAATAAGAGGGAGGCATCCAATCATATTTTCTATGATTTAGAATATGAATTAAATTTAAATGAACAGGCCAGACACGAATTGGCTACTGTCGTAATTGATAGAGGAACACTTTACACTTTCGCTGTGGGAACAAATGAAGAGAGATGGAATAAAGTTGACGGTATGTTTAGTAATGTAATTGAATCATTTAACTTTTTAATATAGTTCAGAAATTCTGTACTAGATTCCTACTTGAACATTCCATAAATCAGCATATATTTTGTTCTGATCTAATAGTCTTTCATGTTTTCCGCTTTCGACTATTTTACCTTTATGAATAACAACAATGTTATCCGCATTTTTTATAGTGCTTAATCTATGAGCTATTACTATAGTTGTTCTTTCTTTGGTGATTTTAGATAATGATTTTTGAATTAAAGCCTCTGTTTCATTATCAACTGAGGCTGTAGCTTCATCTAATATTAATATTGGTGCATCCTTTAAAACAGCTCTCGCCAAGGCAATTCTTTGACGTTGTCCGCCTGAGAGCCTTTGGCCCCTTTCCCCCACTATAGTTTTATAGCCATCTGGCAATTGTTCAATAAATTCATGAGCTTCCGCAATCTTTGAAGCTTTAATAATATCTTTAAGACTTGGGTTGATTGAGCCATAAGCAATATTTTCTTGTACACTGCCATGAAATAAATAAGTTTCTTGACTTACTAAAGAAATACACTTTCTTAAATCCCTCAAATTTATTTCTTTAATAGAAATGCCATCCAAGGTTATTAACCCATTATTACTATCATATATCCTAAGGAGTAATTTGATTATTGTACTTTTCCCAG
It includes:
- the lipA gene encoding lipoyl synthase, with product MRDNNLIKKEKILRLPSWIKFPISKASESEKIQTLIKKSNIHTICEEARCPNRAECYASGTATFLLGGSICSRSCAFCQVNKGRPSSINIDECTQVAEAVKVLNLKYVVLTSVARDDLPDHGANLFISTIDEIRKIDSTIKIEVLTPDLWGGGKNFYETNNLQTERLKMILEKDPICFNHNLETVERLQKEVRRGANYKKSLTLLKKSKDIAPHIQTKSGIMLGLGETLDEIKNTIYDLKKIDCDQITIGQYLRPSLNHLAVEKYWDPSEFEYLYRFSKELGFKKVSSGPLVRSSYHAG
- the bioB gene encoding biotin synthase BioB gives rise to the protein MTNLDNHFNSKIRFDWEKEEILEILNMPLIDLMWESQIVHRKFNNYKVQLASLFSVKTGGCEENCSYCSQSIYSASEIKSHPQLQVEEVLARAQTAKKEGADRFCMGWAWREIRDGKSFDAMLKMVSGVRDLGMEACVTAGMLTEEQASRLADAGLTAYNHNLDTSPEHYKNIITTRTYQDRLDTIKRVRNAGINVCCGGIIGLGETNSDRASLLKVLSNMNPHPESVPINSLVAIEGTGLEDNQEIDSIEMIRMIATARILMPKSKIRLSAGREKLSKEAQILCFQCGANSIFYGDELLTTSNPSFQSDRKLLKEVGVSFNKDFETSERTLSSL
- the lysA gene encoding diaminopimelate decarboxylase, whose translation is MEEKKSFLKNKIDSKSPNKNIVPITTSIGSDGKLSVGGCSIEELVKKYDSPLYILDEITLRNSCRAYKKALEKYYPGNSLPIYASKANSSIFMSNLVSSEGLGLDAVSEGELLTALKGGVPNEKIVFHGNNKSDKEIEFAVKNNIKVIVDNDYDLKRLEEISNSLNHQLEIMIRFTPGIECHTHEYIRTGSFDSKFGFGIEYLNVLFASIKDAKHLKLKGLHAHIGSQIFELEPHEDLGEIMVNVILEARKFGHNIEELNVGGGLGIKYTESDDPPSIDEWVKTISSSVVEACKKNNLDLPTLMCEPGRSIVSTAGITIYKIGAFKKIPGIRTYLSVDGGMSDNPRPITYQSNYSACLVSNPLNINSKNKYTIAGKHCESGDVLFKEIELANCKTGDLICVFGTGAYNNSMSSNYNRIPRPAALLVCDGEAEIIQKRESPLDLLKYDVLPDRFIKQN
- a CDS encoding rhodanese-related sulfurtransferase, with translation MKGKNYKIVSLYSFFPFQENFILDLKNKLLEIENDNDLSGLLIFAGEGINGTICAEKNVIDIVINLLSKYTDNRNLNIKVNFSKKKVFKKLKIKIKKEIVTMGINGINPSQDNGTYIDSTDWNKLIKNKNTIVIDTRNHYEVSIGTFQNSINPNTRNFSEFPGWVDDHLDNYLENKQSTNIAMFCTGGIRCEKATSLLKKKGYKNIYHLQGGILQYLDDIPKEENLFEGECYVFDKRVALDQELEKGSYSICHACGMPVSILDQERKEYRKGIQCHFCIDQFSDDDRKRFEERQKQIDRLKVENHKIYKD
- a CDS encoding isoprenyl transferase → MSLGKIIDKTNNDLSRRIDKQKVPEHVAIIMDGNGRWATKRGLPRSFGHNKGVSVLKEIIKASKKLGCKVLTVYAFSTENWTRPTKEVNFLINLFSEVLRNEIEEIHQESIKIKFIGDITPFPKTLKEIIYSSESLTINNSSFLLNVCVNYGGRQEIVKVAKELVLKSSSGEIKPSEVNEELFNSKLLTKGIKDPELLIRTSGEKRISNFLLWQLAYSEIYISDVLWPDFNEFEFLKAIIDYQSRNRRFGGIESLPNESFEDSQFSS
- the rimI gene encoding ribosomal protein S18-alanine N-acetyltransferase translates to MISIKQINEKDVDLCYELDSNTISLWNKKQWANEFKKEGTKVFGLSFGNQLVGICVLQVVLDEAQINYFSVLNDFRNKGFGSDLMSYLIELCEKINVKKLILEVSKSNFSAEKFYSRFDFFTVGIRKNYYRDGSDALLKEKKLTAKGFINTYCADNQNA
- a CDS encoding TIGR00159 family protein, with translation MNFWGFINLKFLLDVLFALGFGLLLFSRVKEQRTLWLLRGYLFLVSTAWFIQRYAYLPLTSKLIDAVVLACSLSLAILWQGELRRLMELLGTGRLAVLLGNPPKEFRATSTTITQLVDTAGKLSQNRRGALIVVDLGSDLRPEDFLYSGTNIEAQLSTDLLINLFATDTPLHDGAVLVKGNKIISAGVILPLSRQGISRYGTRHLAALGITERFDRCICIVVSEETGTLSLANQGKLERPITSSRLQELLVNLIGNQNTIGTSKSALSKNTLSQKTISSDNTISNMNEKDSNKSEIIINKKD
- a CDS encoding photosystem II reaction center PsbP family protein: MKNIKFNPFKYLFLIFLCLTLSACSGGLNAGLEAYQSSDGRYAFLYPTGWTRVKVDGGPEIIYHDLINSNETLSLVISDVNKEVQLEQLGSPSEVGQTLIDKVIAPKGSGREVKLINANKREASNHIFYDLEYELNLNEQARHELATVVIDRGTLYTFAVGTNEERWNKVDGMFSNVIESFNFLI
- the recR gene encoding recombination protein RecR, translating into MITYTKPLSKLIGHFEKFPGIGPRTAQRLALFILKQPESTIRDFSKALIEAHSNVGRCKKCFNLTSEDECEICKNTERNQKLICVVAETKDLLALERAREFKGVYHVIGGLISPMDSVGPELLEIRSLVERVSKSEIDEIILALPPSVEGDTTSLYIGKLLASFTKVTRIAYGLPMGSELEYVDEVTLARALEGRTKLN